From Oncorhynchus masou masou isolate Uvic2021 unplaced genomic scaffold, UVic_Omas_1.1 unplaced_scaffold_6180, whole genome shotgun sequence, a single genomic window includes:
- the LOC135536439 gene encoding trafficking protein particle complex subunit 10-like yields MPVCLQCVFSASFSSASEEVSSFKPYHYEFQLERVTTLYSVRAEIMPAAGQQNCHSGSLCGLEMSITRLAEPEDDEDDDGGTEEKGQTETEEVCSTKLMYEVADSSSSWVVYGRSSGLGTG; encoded by the exons ATGCCAgtctgtctacagtgtgtgttctCTGCCAGCTTCTCTTCTGCTTCTGAGGAAGTCTCATCCTTCAAGCCCTACCACTACGAGTTTCAACtggagagagtgaca ACACTGTACAGTGTGAGGGCAGAGATCATGCCTGCGGCTGGTCAACAAAACTGTCACTCTGGCTCCCTCTGTGGGCTGGAGATGTCCATTACACGACTGGCTGAAcctgaggatgatgaggatgatgatggagggacagaggagaaagggcagacagagacagaggaggtctGCTCCACCAAGCTCATGTATGAAG TGGCAGACAGCAGCAGTAGCTGGGTGGTGTATGGCAGAAGCTCAGGGCTG GGTACAGGTTGA